The following proteins come from a genomic window of Nitrosopumilus sp.:
- the trpB gene encoding tryptophan synthase subunit beta, translating into MKYPKNGKFGEFGGKYIPETLVPAIEELEENYLKFKNDKNFKKELDYYLKVYAGRPTPLYYAKNLSEKLGGAKIYLKREDLLHGGAHKINNTLGQALLAKKMNKKRIIAETGAGQHGVATAMACAALGMNAEVYMGHKDTIRQKLNVFRMDLLGAKVHPVKSGSKTLKDAINEAIRDWITNVETTYYLLGSAVGPHPYPVMVRDFQSVIGAEIKTQMKKINNKTPDIVIACVGGGSNAIGTFYPLVDTNAEIIGVEAAGQGLKSKMHSATLSAGSKGVLHGMMTYLLQDEEGQITETHSISAGLDYPGVGPEHSYYKDTKRIKYRSATDVEVIDAFLTLTRTEGIIPALESAHAVAEAIKVARKGKRSESIVVTLSGRGDKDVEEVQNYLNKNKKTHTK; encoded by the coding sequence TTGAAATATCCTAAAAATGGCAAATTTGGAGAATTTGGTGGAAAATACATCCCAGAAACACTTGTTCCAGCAATTGAGGAATTAGAAGAAAACTATCTTAAATTCAAAAATGATAAAAATTTCAAAAAGGAATTAGACTATTATCTAAAAGTGTATGCAGGACGTCCAACACCATTATACTATGCAAAAAATTTATCAGAAAAACTAGGTGGTGCAAAAATCTATCTAAAAAGAGAAGACTTGTTGCATGGAGGAGCCCATAAGATCAATAACACTTTGGGTCAAGCACTATTAGCAAAAAAAATGAACAAAAAAAGAATCATTGCTGAAACGGGGGCCGGACAACATGGTGTTGCAACAGCTATGGCATGTGCTGCTTTGGGAATGAACGCAGAAGTGTATATGGGACACAAGGACACCATACGTCAAAAGCTTAATGTGTTTAGAATGGATTTGTTAGGTGCAAAGGTCCATCCTGTAAAATCTGGATCAAAGACGCTCAAAGATGCCATCAATGAAGCAATTCGGGACTGGATTACAAATGTAGAGACGACATATTATCTTCTTGGTTCAGCAGTTGGTCCACATCCATATCCAGTAATGGTAAGAGATTTTCAAAGTGTGATCGGTGCAGAAATTAAAACTCAAATGAAAAAAATCAATAACAAAACACCAGACATTGTAATTGCATGTGTTGGAGGAGGTTCCAATGCAATAGGAACCTTCTATCCACTTGTAGATACCAATGCAGAAATCATTGGTGTTGAGGCAGCAGGTCAAGGATTAAAATCAAAAATGCATTCAGCAACACTATCAGCAGGTTCAAAAGGAGTACTACATGGTATGATGACATATCTACTTCAAGATGAAGAGGGGCAGATTACTGAGACACACAGCATTTCAGCAGGACTAGATTATCCAGGTGTTGGACCTGAGCATTCATACTATAAAGATACCAAGAGAATAAAATACCGTTCAGCAACAGATGTTGAAGTAATTGATGCATTCTTAACGCTTACAAGAACAGAAGGGATAATCCCAGCTCTTGAATCAGCTCATGCCGTAGCTGAGGCAATCAAAGTGGCTAGAAAAGGAAAGAGATCAGAATCAATCGTAGTGACACTTTCTGGAAGAGGTGATAAAGACGTAGAAGAAGTGCAAAATTATCTAAATAAAAATAAAAAAACACATACCAAATAA
- a CDS encoding indole-3-glycerol-phosphate synthase, with protein MAENILRKLVNNSQMAIDDGVYDVNPKLQKSSKDFVHIIKTNPHATLLTEIKFASPSLGKIRTTSDPVSIANQMITGGAKALSILTQPHLFNGSPEFFMKVRQAFDVPLLMKDIMIDKIQIDAAKKIGADYMLVIQSLFDQKFLKDIDEFISYGHKQGLEILLEVHTKEEFENALKTDADIIGINNRNLDTLEIDIKTTEYVLKGYEKSRIILSESGIETPEDINYLKKCGADAFLIGSSIMKSDNIQEQVKKLVNAY; from the coding sequence ATGGCAGAAAACATTCTTAGAAAATTAGTAAATAATTCTCAGATGGCAATTGATGATGGAGTATACGATGTTAATCCAAAACTGCAAAAATCAAGTAAAGATTTCGTGCACATAATTAAAACAAATCCTCATGCTACACTCTTAACTGAAATTAAATTTGCATCACCATCACTTGGAAAGATTAGAACTACATCAGATCCGGTAAGCATTGCAAACCAGATGATTACGGGAGGCGCCAAAGCATTGTCAATTTTAACTCAACCACACCTATTCAATGGCTCCCCTGAATTTTTCATGAAAGTAAGACAAGCATTTGATGTGCCATTATTAATGAAAGACATCATGATTGATAAAATTCAGATCGATGCAGCAAAAAAGATAGGTGCAGACTACATGTTAGTAATTCAGTCATTATTTGATCAAAAATTCCTCAAAGATATTGATGAGTTCATCAGTTATGGACACAAACAAGGATTAGAAATTTTACTTGAAGTCCACACAAAAGAAGAATTTGAAAATGCCCTAAAGACAGATGCGGACATCATTGGAATTAATAATAGAAATCTAGACACATTAGAGATCGATATTAAAACTACAGAGTATGTCCTAAAAGGATACGAGAAATCAAGGATAATTCTATCTGAAAGTGGGATCGAAACACCAGAAGATATCAATTATCTCAAAAAATGCGGCGCAGATGCATTTCTGATTGGTTCAAGCATAATGAAAAGCGACAACATTCAAGAACAGGTAAAAAAATTGGTGAATGCATATTGA
- the trpD gene encoding anthranilate phosphoribosyltransferase: MISEIITKLQQKTDLNYDEMNSVMTDILSGKTDDEQNTEFLSYLAEKGETDDELLGMLDKMQEFSLKVQTKNRGRIIDMCGTGGDKIQTFNVSTTASFVVAAAGGIVAKHGNRSSSGISGSADIFEYFGYDLNLEPAQISEILLKHNICFMFAQKFHPAMKHISKVRKQLGKRTAFNLLGPLSNPAGVKNQLIGVFSIEYLDRLPAILKRKGAQNIMTVRSDDGMDEFSTSATNRVCILRNNKVLMNVIDPVVVGLHKSKLEDIQIKTKEEAIKSFVGVLNNTATQAMIETTALNAAGGLIVADIANNFEEGVDIALNTIKDGKAFSLLKKFVADTGDISKLNELT, translated from the coding sequence ATGATTTCAGAGATCATTACAAAACTTCAACAAAAAACTGATCTAAATTATGATGAGATGAATTCGGTCATGACAGATATTCTGTCAGGAAAAACAGATGATGAGCAAAATACAGAATTTTTATCATACCTTGCAGAAAAAGGAGAAACAGATGATGAGTTATTAGGAATGCTTGATAAAATGCAAGAGTTTTCACTCAAAGTCCAAACAAAAAACAGAGGAAGAATAATTGATATGTGTGGTACAGGAGGAGATAAGATTCAGACATTTAACGTGTCAACTACCGCATCATTTGTCGTAGCAGCTGCTGGTGGAATTGTTGCAAAACATGGAAATCGTTCAAGCTCTGGAATTTCAGGAAGTGCAGATATTTTTGAATATTTTGGATATGATTTGAACCTAGAGCCTGCACAAATTTCAGAAATTTTGCTAAAGCACAACATTTGTTTTATGTTTGCACAAAAATTTCATCCTGCAATGAAGCACATATCTAAAGTAAGAAAACAACTAGGAAAAAGAACTGCATTTAATTTGCTAGGACCGCTATCAAATCCTGCTGGAGTCAAAAATCAACTAATAGGAGTATTCTCAATAGAATACCTTGATAGGTTACCTGCAATTTTGAAAAGAAAGGGGGCACAAAACATCATGACAGTACGTTCTGATGATGGAATGGACGAATTTTCTACAAGTGCTACCAACAGAGTATGTATTTTGAGAAATAACAAAGTATTGATGAATGTAATTGATCCAGTTGTGGTAGGACTACACAAATCAAAACTTGAAGACATACAAATCAAGACAAAAGAAGAAGCCATAAAATCATTTGTGGGAGTTCTCAACAATACAGCAACCCAAGCTATGATTGAGACCACAGCACTAAATGCAGCTGGTGGGTTAATTGTTGCAGACATTGCCAATAATTTCGAGGAAGGCGTAGATATTGCATTAAATACAATTAAAGACGGTAAAGCATTTTCATTGCTAAAGAAATTTGTTGCAGATACAGGAGACATTTCAAAATTAAATGAGTTAACATAA
- a CDS encoding aminodeoxychorismate/anthranilate synthase component II, with the protein MKFLIIDNYDSFVYNIAQYLGELGVDCEVIRNDKITLDQIKQNNYDGIIISPGPGTPEDKKYFGVCSDVIKDIGPTTPILGVCLGHQGIIHAFGGKVTNAGCVRHGKTSPVKHTNSGLFLNVKNPFRATRYHSLVGDKTKIPDILEVTATADDDGEVMAITHKKYLIQGVQFHPESIMTENGKKILENFINQVKEKKSRSK; encoded by the coding sequence ATGAAATTTCTAATTATTGACAACTATGATTCATTTGTATATAACATTGCACAGTATCTAGGAGAATTAGGAGTTGACTGTGAAGTCATACGAAATGACAAGATTACATTAGATCAAATTAAACAAAATAATTATGATGGAATAATTATCTCTCCAGGTCCAGGAACACCAGAAGATAAAAAATATTTTGGTGTTTGTTCAGACGTTATCAAAGATATTGGTCCAACCACTCCAATTCTAGGAGTTTGTTTAGGGCATCAAGGAATTATTCATGCATTTGGTGGCAAAGTAACTAATGCAGGATGTGTTAGACATGGCAAGACAAGTCCAGTGAAGCATACAAATTCAGGATTGTTTCTAAATGTAAAGAATCCATTTAGAGCAACACGATATCATAGCTTGGTTGGAGATAAAACAAAAATTCCAGATATTTTGGAGGTAACTGCCACAGCTGACGATGACGGAGAAGTAATGGCAATTACACATAAAAAATACCTAATCCAAGGGGTACAATTTCATCCAGAATCAATTATGACAGAGAATGGTAAAAAGATTCTAGAGAATTTTATAAATCAAGTAAAGGAGAAAAAATCACGTTCAAAATAG
- a CDS encoding anthranilate synthase component I family protein: protein MDIFGNAQAKIIPLDLSENQFQIYNKISRNYSHSFLFESLTGPEVLAETSVMGFDPKIVFKGYSDKVEIISDGKIQTIQTTDPFLELKKIVGKTDDQSYRYLGGAVGVVNYDAIRLVENIADSHNSKQPLMEFGIYDDGILYDNLHKKLFYFYHDENRFDKLIMGEDIFEEFHSSEVTPNMDKEKFSEIVNKAKKYIHDGDIFQVVLSRKFAFKNNGDHLTLYKTLRKLNPSPYMYHLKQDRKTIIGASPEMLVRITKDKVETFPIAGTRKITNDERENKQLADELIHDEKELAEHTMLVDLGRNDIGRVCKYGTVHPESLMQIKRFSHVQHIVSHVIGNLDPKNDMFDAFQAVFPAGTVSGAPKVRAMEIIDELEPEARGPYAGAVGYFSYNGCCDFAIAIRSIFIEDNEGFIQSGAGIVSDSIAENEFKETEHKAGAMLQALKEASK from the coding sequence GTGGACATCTTTGGAAATGCTCAAGCAAAAATAATACCCCTAGATTTATCTGAAAACCAATTTCAAATTTATAATAAAATTTCAAGAAATTACTCGCATTCATTCCTGTTTGAATCATTAACTGGTCCGGAGGTTTTGGCAGAAACTTCAGTGATGGGATTTGATCCAAAAATTGTTTTCAAAGGATATTCAGACAAAGTTGAAATAATTTCGGATGGAAAAATACAAACGATTCAAACCACAGACCCGTTTTTAGAACTAAAAAAGATAGTAGGAAAAACAGATGATCAAAGTTACAGATACCTAGGAGGAGCAGTAGGAGTTGTAAACTATGATGCAATCAGACTAGTAGAGAATATTGCAGATTCGCATAATTCGAAACAACCATTAATGGAGTTTGGAATTTATGATGATGGAATACTTTATGATAATTTACACAAAAAATTATTCTATTTCTATCATGATGAGAATAGATTTGACAAATTAATAATGGGAGAGGATATTTTTGAAGAATTTCATTCAAGTGAAGTGACTCCAAATATGGATAAAGAAAAGTTTTCTGAAATTGTAAACAAAGCAAAAAAATACATTCATGATGGAGATATTTTTCAGGTTGTATTGTCTAGAAAATTTGCATTCAAAAACAACGGAGACCACTTAACATTATACAAAACACTACGAAAACTGAATCCATCCCCATACATGTATCATTTAAAACAGGATAGAAAAACCATTATTGGTGCATCACCAGAAATGTTAGTTAGAATCACAAAAGACAAAGTTGAAACATTCCCAATTGCAGGAACTAGAAAGATTACCAATGATGAGAGAGAAAACAAACAGTTGGCAGATGAATTAATTCATGATGAAAAAGAACTGGCAGAACATACAATGTTAGTAGATTTGGGCAGAAACGATATTGGAAGGGTTTGCAAGTATGGCACAGTCCATCCAGAATCATTGATGCAGATAAAACGATTCAGTCATGTCCAGCACATAGTGAGTCATGTCATAGGCAATTTAGATCCTAAAAACGATATGTTTGATGCGTTTCAAGCAGTTTTTCCTGCAGGAACCGTTTCAGGAGCACCAAAGGTTAGAGCCATGGAAATTATTGATGAATTAGAACCCGAAGCAAGAGGCCCATATGCGGGTGCGGTAGGATATTTCTCATACAATGGTTGTTGTGATTTTGCAATTGCAATTAGAAGTATTTTCATTGAAGACAATGAAGGATTCATACAATCAGGGGCAGGAATTGTTTCAGATTCAATTGCCGAAAACGAATTCAAAGAAACAGAACATAAAGCAGGAGCCATGCTTCAAGCACTAAAAGAGGCATCAAAATGA
- a CDS encoding DUF6659 family protein: protein MIIMVLLTAKEIKKLDDACLELSKNEKVRHVGIINELGRLIAGGFKKGKSPLIKDEKISMIYMQMQLDFKMRKELDDILGPIDYIASRRTKQLLISVPIGDNLILISAEPDADDKQIIKKAEELFDDITISTI from the coding sequence ATGATCATAATGGTATTGCTTACTGCTAAAGAAATTAAAAAATTAGATGATGCGTGTTTAGAACTATCTAAAAATGAAAAAGTAAGGCATGTAGGGATAATTAATGAACTTGGAAGATTGATTGCAGGTGGATTCAAAAAAGGAAAGTCACCGTTGATCAAAGATGAAAAAATATCCATGATATACATGCAAATGCAGTTGGATTTTAAAATGAGAAAAGAGCTTGACGATATTCTTGGACCAATTGACTATATTGCATCTAGAAGAACAAAACAATTGCTCATAAGTGTTCCAATTGGGGATAATTTGATACTCATTTCAGCAGAACCTGATGCAGATGACAAACAAATCATAAAGAAAGCAGAAGAATTGTTTGACGACATAACAATTTCTACAATTTAA